A genomic window from Gossypium hirsutum isolate 1008001.06 chromosome D10, Gossypium_hirsutum_v2.1, whole genome shotgun sequence includes:
- the LOC121222030 gene encoding uncharacterized protein — translation MESTAISSDEEDALSLSDLPLENQVQPRNEENGEPQAFKSDEDFNFGSLTDPQMCSADQVFFKGQILPLWDLVWSDSGCRWSESMDHGSLSGFTSVSSSNNTTDSIAVSNSNSKSINFRNKLSTDPSPKPQVSLSKTRPVNVGIRNQTWSMWGFFRIGVVRAPVLELQDLKVRRNTVSRNSKVVKNKKVGQVSKKLQDLNKGFIEKRIMGMYSGCKCSANVVETVPLNNVVFIKRNKKGEKKNAILVSAMEEKKLQHELKMKKMKEKEREK, via the coding sequence ATGGAAAGCACTGCAATTAGCAGTGATGAAGAAGACGCACTGTCACTATCTGATCTGCCATTGGAGAACCAAGTTCAACCAAGGAATGAAGAAAATGGTGAACCCCAAGCATTTAAATCTGATGAAGATTTCAACTTTGGCTCATTAACAGACCCACAAATGTGTTCAGCTGATCAGGTCTTCTTTAAAGGCCAGATATTGCCCCTGTGGGACTTGGTTTGGTCTGACAGTGGGTGCCGGTGGTCAGAGTCCATGGACCATGGTTCATTAAGTGGCTTCACAAGTGTTAGCAGCAGTAATAATACTACTGATTCCATCGCAGTTTCAAATTCCAACTCCAAGTCTATAAATTTCAGAAACAAACTCAGCACAGATCCAAGTCCCAAACCGCAGGTAAGCCTGTCGAAAACTCGACCAGTCAATGTCGGAATTCGAAACCAGACATGGTCAATGTGGGGGTTTTTCAGGATAGGTGTGGTTCGAGCACCCGTACTAGAATTGCAAGACTTGAAAGTTCGTAGAAATACAGTGAGCCGAAACAGTAAGGTTGTTAAAAACAAGAAAGTTGGCCAAGTTTCAAAGAAGCTACAAGATTTAAACAAGGGTTTCATAGAGAAGAGAATAATGGGGATGTATAGTGGATGTAAATGCTCAGCTAATGTAGTTGAAACAGTTCCGTTGAACAACGTAGTTTTCATCAAACGTaacaaaaagggtgagaaaaagaACGCAATATTGGTTTCTGCCATGGAAGAGAAGAAACTGCAGCATGAATTGaagatgaaaaagatgaaagagaaagagagagaaaagtaA